The Akkermansia sp. N21116 genome includes a region encoding these proteins:
- a CDS encoding IS110 family transposase, with protein MKPNKTKINREVGENIPQKNYAGVDISKDYLDICLQHKTYRFTNNKTGHKNMFRLFEKQEQPVHVVYESTGYLSRRLIPVFMDANISQTCLNPVRVRNYARSEGLQAKTDRLDAQVLCQLGKDKQLEQDYPLTREILQLKEYESVLTFYVKRRAQLKNEQKATNQPFLKQQLDQALKQEEKRIEALQVQMEKLINTHQELKEKYETYLNVKGIGKRNAMALISLMPELGSINRKQASALLGVVPYSWESGTMKGTRKIHGGRKELRHLLYLATVSALRCNEILQAKYKHFLSVGKTRKCALIACCHSLIIYLNSLTKKIIPPDAASHAAGGIGGE; from the coding sequence ATGAAGCCCAACAAAACAAAAATCAATCGTGAAGTAGGAGAAAACATACCTCAAAAGAACTATGCCGGAGTAGATATATCCAAAGACTATTTGGATATCTGCCTTCAGCATAAAACCTACCGATTCACCAACAACAAGACAGGACATAAGAACATGTTCCGTCTTTTTGAAAAACAGGAACAACCAGTTCATGTCGTGTATGAGTCCACCGGCTATTTAAGCCGTCGGCTTATCCCCGTTTTCATGGACGCCAATATCTCCCAAACATGCCTTAATCCGGTACGAGTAAGAAACTATGCCAGAAGTGAAGGACTACAGGCCAAGACCGACCGTTTGGACGCTCAGGTGCTCTGCCAATTGGGAAAAGACAAACAACTTGAGCAAGACTATCCACTTACCCGAGAAATTCTTCAGCTCAAAGAATACGAAAGTGTCCTTACTTTTTATGTCAAAAGACGGGCACAGTTGAAAAACGAGCAAAAAGCAACCAATCAGCCGTTTCTGAAACAGCAATTGGATCAAGCCCTGAAGCAGGAAGAAAAACGCATAGAGGCGTTGCAGGTTCAAATGGAAAAACTCATCAATACTCATCAAGAGCTAAAAGAAAAGTATGAAACCTATTTGAATGTTAAAGGAATAGGGAAACGCAATGCCATGGCGTTGATTAGCCTCATGCCCGAATTGGGAAGCATTAATAGAAAGCAGGCGTCAGCCCTACTCGGAGTAGTGCCTTATTCCTGGGAAAGCGGAACGATGAAAGGAACACGCAAAATACATGGGGGCAGAAAGGAACTGCGCCATCTTCTCTATTTGGCAACGGTTAGTGCCTTGAGGTGCAATGAAATCTTGCAGGCGAAGTACAAACATTTTCTCTCTGTGGGAAAAACACGAAAGTGTGCACTTATTGCCTGCTGTCATTCTCTAATCATTTATCTCAATAGCTTAACGAAAAAAATAATTCCCCCGGATGCAGCGTCGCACGCTGCCGGGGGGATTGGGGGCGAGTAG
- a CDS encoding alpha/beta fold hydrolase: MLRGTGKRVCILGGIVLVLLAACWVAWVMWGRGLVVFNPQPMKDANTYARRYAAWSESRRSFEVRGEQLDGWFQEKPGAPLIVFCPGRGRDVASYLSAVDSWPVAKLLVNYRGSGRSSGWPSEETVVDDMIRVVETILQETGRNWSQVVLVGNSLGTGVATHIAARRSVGRLILCVPFDSFGACARMYAPDWMVSVLVGGIFRSDLYAPRIKVPVVILAATHDRQIPVEQAHRLRDRFADVSYEEFPGGHEAIWARPEARRSLKEHACAPL; the protein is encoded by the coding sequence ATGTTACGGGGTACGGGAAAAAGAGTGTGTATCCTGGGGGGGATTGTGCTTGTCTTGCTGGCGGCTTGCTGGGTGGCATGGGTGATGTGGGGAAGGGGGCTTGTAGTATTCAATCCGCAACCGATGAAGGATGCGAATACTTATGCCCGGCGTTATGCCGCATGGTCGGAGAGCAGACGGAGTTTTGAGGTGAGGGGAGAACAACTGGATGGATGGTTTCAGGAGAAGCCTGGGGCGCCTTTGATTGTTTTTTGCCCGGGAAGAGGGCGTGATGTTGCCAGTTATCTAAGTGCTGTCGATTCCTGGCCTGTGGCAAAGCTCCTAGTGAATTACCGTGGTTCCGGGAGAAGTTCCGGATGGCCGTCGGAGGAAACAGTAGTGGACGATATGATCCGTGTCGTGGAAACTATTTTGCAGGAGACGGGCCGGAATTGGTCACAGGTGGTTCTGGTAGGTAACTCGTTGGGAACCGGAGTAGCAACGCACATAGCAGCCCGGCGCTCCGTAGGAAGATTGATCCTCTGTGTGCCGTTCGACAGTTTCGGAGCATGTGCCCGGATGTATGCCCCGGATTGGATGGTGTCCGTGCTGGTGGGTGGAATATTCCGTTCCGACTTGTATGCTCCCCGGATCAAGGTGCCGGTCGTCATCCTGGCCGCGACGCATGACCGGCAGATTCCGGTAGAACAGGCCCACAGGCTTCGAGACAGATTTGCGGATGTTTCCTATGAGGAATTCCCTGGAGGGCATGAAGCGATTTGGGCGAGACCAGAAGCCCGACGTTCCTTGAAAGAACATGCCTGTGCTCCGTTGTGA
- the rpoC gene encoding DNA-directed RNA polymerase subunit beta' — MSEAPSIRELHGYNDKPKSFDQVSITVANPDAIRAWSFGEVTNPETINYRTFKPEKGGLFCERIFGPTRDMECACGKYKRVKHKGVVCDRCGVEVTNSRVRRERMGHIELAVPVSHIWFYKCMPSRIGLMLDMTARHLERVIYYEDYIVIDPLDTPLEKGQILTEDEFRSYEDEYGDDAFKAGMGADAIQEMLKNIDLEALIAQLQEEMENTNSKQNKRKIAKRLKLAQGFLQSNTRPEWMIMNVLPVIPPDLRPLVPLEGGRFATSDLNDLYRRVINRNNRLKTLLQLKTPEVIIRNEKRMLQEAVDALFDNGRHGRAVTGAGNRPLKSLSDMLKGKGGRFRQNLLGKRVDYSGRSVIVIGPELKMSQCGLPKKMALVLFEPFIIHRLKELGYVHTVRSAKKLIDRKTPEVWDILEEVTKGHPVMLNRAPTLHRLSIQAFEPVLIEGSAIRLHPLVCNAYNADFDGDQMAVHVPLSVEAQLEARQLMLSTNNIFSPASGKPITTPTQDIILGAYFLTHTRAVEIKNQQDNPHLLPLFESIGEVEYAIAARKIGYHNWIRLRNPDYGKKPEEVVYGDVTKKVLITTAGRVRFNEIWPEEIGYINRNVGKKQMGDIIWRCYQTVGKERTVQTLDALKNLGFKEATRSGCSIGIVDMVVPSQKKEEIDKAYKAVEKVTKQYKNGIITDGERYQKIVDIWTQTTDIIQKALYSKLEHNEGSAMASPLYMMVDSGARGNKAQVKQLSGMRGLMAKPSGEIIERPITSNFREGLSVLEYFISTHGARKGLADTALKTADSGYMTRKLVDVAQDVIVFADDCHTSNGITVHAIYDGEDEVASLASRIYGRVSCERIVDPVSGEVIVDVNQLIDEKQADKLEKIGVEQLKIRSVLTCDLKRGCCAKCYGLNLATGLEVKIGEAVGIIAAQSIGEPGTQLTMRTFHVGGTATTAFKQPIIKVKNPGKVVYPEDLTVVEDANGNHVVLNKQGSVSIVNDKGREIDSYQIILGTVLYVPNGGTINKDDTLATWDPYNVPVISQFSGKVEFKDIIVGITVSKEKDNQTGTSSMVVIEHKQELHPQVVIKDSKTHEILASYAIPSGANISVKEGENITAGTMLARTPRKASKTKDITGGLPRVAELFEARKPKDACTIARIDGTVKMDGVPNSRGKKNIIVVDPSTGEEVDHLVPLNKHIVVHEGDHVHQGDQLTEGSVSPDEILDVCGKEKLQEHLVNEVQEVYRLQGVEINDKHVEIIIRQMLRKVVIIEPGNTEFLWGDQVDKTTFDRVNEETVAKGGTPAIARPVLLGITKASLETESFISAASFQDTTRVLTEASTLGKTDMLEGFKENVIMGHLIPAGTGFSTYRNIEVHPADGVEEIIPTPETPDDGEGGIEDSINFGEDR; from the coding sequence ATGTCTGAAGCCCCTTCCATCCGGGAACTCCATGGATATAACGACAAGCCCAAGTCGTTCGATCAAGTATCCATCACCGTTGCCAATCCCGACGCCATCCGCGCCTGGTCCTTCGGTGAGGTTACCAATCCAGAGACAATCAATTACCGTACGTTCAAGCCAGAAAAAGGCGGCTTGTTCTGCGAACGCATTTTCGGACCGACGCGCGATATGGAATGCGCCTGCGGCAAGTACAAGAGAGTCAAGCACAAGGGTGTCGTCTGCGACCGTTGCGGCGTAGAAGTTACCAACTCCCGAGTCCGCCGTGAACGCATGGGACACATTGAATTGGCCGTCCCCGTCTCCCACATTTGGTTCTACAAGTGCATGCCCAGCCGCATCGGCCTGATGCTGGACATGACGGCACGCCATCTGGAACGCGTCATCTACTACGAAGATTACATCGTCATCGATCCTCTGGACACGCCCCTGGAAAAGGGACAGATCCTCACTGAGGATGAATTCCGCAGTTATGAAGACGAATACGGTGACGACGCATTCAAGGCAGGAATGGGAGCCGACGCCATCCAGGAAATGCTTAAAAACATTGATCTGGAAGCTCTTATCGCCCAACTGCAGGAGGAAATGGAAAACACCAATTCCAAGCAGAACAAGCGTAAAATCGCCAAGCGTCTGAAACTCGCCCAGGGATTCCTCCAGTCCAATACCCGCCCGGAATGGATGATCATGAATGTCCTGCCGGTCATTCCTCCCGACCTCCGTCCTCTCGTTCCCCTCGAAGGCGGACGCTTCGCTACCTCCGACCTCAACGATCTGTACCGCCGCGTCATCAATCGCAACAACCGATTGAAGACCCTGCTTCAGCTCAAGACGCCGGAAGTCATCATTCGCAACGAAAAGCGCATGCTTCAGGAAGCCGTTGACGCCCTGTTCGACAATGGTCGCCATGGCCGGGCCGTAACCGGAGCCGGTAATCGTCCCCTCAAGTCCCTGTCCGACATGCTCAAGGGCAAAGGAGGCCGCTTCCGTCAGAACCTCCTCGGCAAACGTGTCGACTACTCGGGACGATCCGTCATCGTGATTGGACCGGAACTGAAGATGAGCCAATGCGGTCTTCCCAAGAAGATGGCCCTCGTCCTCTTCGAACCCTTCATCATCCACCGCCTCAAGGAACTCGGATACGTCCATACCGTACGCTCCGCCAAGAAACTCATCGACCGCAAGACGCCTGAAGTATGGGACATCCTTGAAGAGGTCACCAAGGGACATCCGGTCATGCTGAACCGCGCCCCGACCCTTCACCGCCTGTCCATTCAGGCATTTGAACCGGTTCTGATCGAAGGTTCTGCAATCCGCTTGCATCCGCTTGTTTGCAATGCCTACAATGCTGACTTCGACGGAGACCAGATGGCCGTGCACGTTCCTCTTTCCGTGGAAGCCCAGCTCGAAGCAAGGCAGCTCATGTTGTCCACCAACAACATTTTCTCCCCGGCCTCCGGCAAGCCCATCACCACGCCTACGCAGGACATTATTCTCGGCGCCTACTTCCTCACGCACACCCGTGCCGTGGAAATCAAGAACCAACAAGATAATCCCCACCTTCTTCCCCTCTTCGAGTCTATCGGAGAAGTGGAATACGCCATTGCCGCCCGCAAGATCGGCTACCACAACTGGATTCGTCTCCGCAACCCCGACTACGGTAAAAAGCCCGAAGAAGTCGTCTACGGAGACGTCACCAAAAAGGTGCTTATCACTACGGCCGGACGTGTCCGTTTTAATGAAATCTGGCCTGAGGAAATCGGTTACATCAACCGTAACGTCGGCAAGAAGCAAATGGGGGATATCATTTGGCGCTGCTACCAGACGGTAGGCAAGGAACGTACCGTTCAAACCCTTGACGCTCTCAAAAACCTCGGTTTCAAGGAAGCTACGCGTTCCGGGTGCTCTATCGGTATTGTCGACATGGTCGTTCCCTCCCAGAAGAAGGAAGAAATCGACAAGGCCTACAAAGCCGTCGAAAAAGTCACCAAGCAGTACAAGAACGGTATCATCACCGATGGCGAACGCTATCAGAAGATCGTCGACATCTGGACTCAGACCACCGACATCATCCAGAAAGCCCTCTACTCCAAACTGGAACACAACGAAGGTTCCGCCATGGCCAGCCCGCTCTATATGATGGTTGACTCCGGTGCCCGCGGTAACAAGGCCCAGGTCAAGCAGCTCTCCGGCATGCGCGGTCTTATGGCCAAGCCCAGTGGTGAAATTATCGAACGCCCGATTACGTCCAACTTCCGAGAAGGCCTCTCCGTGCTGGAATACTTCATTTCCACCCACGGCGCCCGCAAGGGGTTGGCTGATACCGCTTTGAAGACGGCAGACTCCGGGTACATGACCCGCAAGCTCGTCGATGTAGCCCAGGATGTCATCGTCTTCGCCGACGACTGCCACACATCCAACGGGATCACCGTTCATGCCATCTATGACGGTGAAGACGAAGTAGCCTCCCTCGCCAGCCGCATTTACGGACGCGTTTCCTGTGAACGTATCGTGGATCCGGTCTCCGGCGAAGTCATTGTGGACGTCAACCAGCTCATTGATGAAAAGCAGGCCGACAAGCTTGAAAAAATCGGTGTGGAACAGCTCAAGATCCGTTCTGTCCTCACCTGCGACCTCAAGCGCGGCTGCTGTGCCAAATGCTATGGTCTCAACCTCGCTACCGGCCTCGAAGTAAAAATCGGCGAAGCCGTCGGCATCATTGCCGCCCAGTCCATCGGTGAACCCGGTACGCAGCTCACCATGCGTACGTTCCACGTCGGCGGTACGGCGACCACAGCATTCAAACAGCCTATCATCAAGGTCAAAAATCCCGGTAAAGTCGTCTACCCCGAAGACCTCACCGTCGTCGAAGACGCCAATGGCAACCACGTTGTCCTCAACAAACAGGGCTCCGTATCCATCGTCAACGACAAGGGACGCGAAATCGATTCCTACCAGATCATCCTCGGTACCGTTCTCTATGTGCCAAACGGTGGTACAATCAACAAGGACGATACCCTCGCCACTTGGGATCCGTACAACGTACCTGTCATTTCGCAATTCTCCGGTAAAGTAGAATTCAAGGACATCATTGTCGGCATCACCGTTTCCAAGGAAAAGGACAACCAGACCGGCACCTCTTCCATGGTCGTCATTGAGCACAAACAGGAACTCCATCCGCAGGTCGTTATCAAGGATTCCAAGACCCACGAAATCCTGGCTTCCTACGCCATTCCCTCTGGCGCCAATATCTCCGTCAAGGAAGGTGAAAACATCACCGCAGGTACCATGCTGGCCAGAACGCCCCGCAAGGCGTCCAAGACGAAGGATATTACTGGTGGTCTTCCCCGCGTTGCCGAACTCTTTGAAGCTCGCAAGCCCAAAGATGCCTGCACGATCGCCCGTATCGACGGTACGGTCAAAATGGACGGAGTTCCCAACTCCCGCGGCAAGAAGAATATTATCGTCGTCGATCCCTCCACGGGAGAAGAAGTCGATCACCTCGTCCCGCTCAATAAGCATATCGTCGTCCACGAAGGCGACCACGTGCATCAAGGCGATCAACTGACGGAAGGCTCAGTCTCCCCGGATGAAATCCTCGACGTCTGCGGCAAGGAAAAACTTCAGGAACACCTCGTCAACGAAGTTCAGGAAGTCTATCGTCTCCAAGGGGTGGAAATTAACGACAAGCACGTCGAAATCATCATTCGGCAGATGCTGCGTAAAGTCGTCATCATCGAACCCGGCAACACCGAGTTCCTGTGGGGCGACCAGGTCGACAAAACCACCTTTGACCGCGTCAACGAAGAAACAGTCGCCAAAGGCGGTACTCCCGCCATTGCCCGACCGGTTCTCCTCGGTATCACGAAAGCATCCCTCGAAACGGAATCCTTTATCTCCGCCGCTTCCTTCCAGGATACGACACGCGTCCTGACGGAAGCCTCTACTCTCGGCAAGACCGATATGCTGGAAGGCTTCAAGGAAAACGTCATCATGGGGCACCTCATTCCCGCCGGCACGGGCTTTTCGACCTACCGTAACATTGAAGTACATCCCGCCGACGGAGTCGAAGAGATCATACCTACCCCCGAAACTCCGGACGACGGAGAAGGAGGAATCGAAGATTCCATCAACTTCGGTGAAGACCGCTAA